Proteins encoded together in one candidate division WOR-3 bacterium window:
- a CDS encoding ketoacyl-ACP synthase III — protein MNYTLTSPRTSPGDAECQSKLCSAIFTGTGFAVPERILTNNDLEKILETSDEWIVERTGMKERRIAKPEEAASDFALRASQQALADARIKPEEIDLIIVATVTGDMPFPSTACILQHKLGATNAAAMDLAAGCSGFIYALTTARQFIATGTYRTVLVVGVEVLSKITDWTDRSTAVLLADGAGAAILQASTEKERGIIATYLGADGSHGKDLYMPAGGSAIPASLESIQQRLHYLKMNGSAIFKIAVRSMADVVRRLLDKTKLPAEEIKLIIPHQANLRIIEAMAKLINFPMEKVFVNIQKYANTSSASTIIALDEARKQGLIHPGDKVILVAFGAGLTWGGTLVCF, from the coding sequence ATGAATTATACTCTTACCTCACCCCGAACAAGTCCCGGTGACGCTGAGTGCCAATCGAAATTGTGCTCCGCCATCTTCACCGGCACCGGATTTGCAGTACCAGAACGCATCCTTACCAATAATGACCTGGAAAAAATTCTTGAAACCTCTGACGAATGGATTGTTGAACGCACCGGTATGAAAGAACGACGGATTGCTAAGCCGGAAGAAGCCGCCTCCGACTTTGCTCTGCGTGCTTCCCAGCAGGCACTTGCTGATGCCCGAATCAAACCTGAGGAAATTGACCTGATTATTGTCGCAACTGTAACCGGCGATATGCCTTTCCCCTCAACCGCCTGTATTCTCCAGCACAAACTTGGGGCAACAAATGCGGCGGCAATGGACCTCGCTGCCGGTTGCTCCGGTTTTATCTACGCGCTAACAACCGCCCGTCAATTCATTGCCACGGGCACATATCGAACCGTTCTTGTTGTTGGTGTTGAAGTGCTTTCGAAAATTACTGACTGGACCGACCGTAGCACCGCAGTTCTGCTTGCCGATGGCGCCGGTGCCGCAATCCTTCAAGCATCAACCGAAAAGGAGCGCGGCATTATCGCAACCTACCTTGGTGCCGATGGCTCTCACGGCAAAGACCTCTACATGCCCGCCGGTGGTTCTGCAATACCCGCCTCATTAGAATCAATCCAGCAACGCCTTCACTATTTGAAAATGAACGGCAGTGCAATCTTCAAAATTGCTGTCCGCTCAATGGCAGATGTGGTGCGCCGCCTGCTCGATAAAACTAAGTTGCCAGCCGAAGAAATCAAACTTATCATTCCCCATCAGGCAAATCTTAGAATCATCGAAGCAATGGCAAAACTTATCAACTTCCCGATGGAAAAGGTCTTCGTCAATATACAAAAATACGCCAATACCTCCTCAGCATCAACAATCATCGCCCTTGACGAAGCCCGCAAGCAAGGTCTTATTCATCCGGGTGACAAAGTAATCCTTGTTGCCTTCGGTGCCGGGTTAACCTGGGGTGGCACCCTCGTTTGTTTCTAA
- a CDS encoding T9SS type A sorting domain-containing protein: protein MKYCRLGVIYFLALGIALAALPETRQGVDVPILSRSEEIIAPVGLPGEIQGVYFPLPFAPDETLHYDGTPYTGVGLTNGGTFYTAARFTPTSACTLKAVLFYQWGQSSNDYVFIFGEENDTTPGLKLESIPYTGTDTMRWKRIDLNPPLIMQAGTDFWACVRLTHTAGRFPIGCDAGPMVRNRGGFISTNGTRWQQLADLGLDYNCNIRAVISRIPGLAHDVGVSKIVVPGTNIGPGSYQPVARVTNFGTSAESNIPVYCWIDSAGNRIYNQTVTIAGPLQPGNRTEVTFPSWSTGPGGAQYTVTMFTDLSSDMNRANDSLRQQTRIANVFAIMDHDTGYCKLSVSCFGSIGYDNPQADLGSGFCYPKTAASCLFYGSFAMGTDANYVADRHFGNPASGPVNNDLRAVDSLRAIVPPVIGDEHFYGSFSDAGHPTPKNLTVVQNSYMSAGTNYDDFVVIIYDIRNQGSSAVNGLYAGVFMDFDIGSSPATNQGASDTVRRLTYMRQASSANPSVGVKILEPASFANLSLIDHAIYVYPDSAMTDGMKWRFLNGTIRQRNSNRAYDWSIVTSAGPFNLEPGATQRFAIAVVGGTDETAIRNNADAAQEWYNANVGLAETPGVTLTDKVSINPNPFRNKTAISYSVTAPGRFVLQAYDASGRLVDKVSFDVRAGKGVYVWQPRFLARGVYFLNISTPDLNIRTKALIVE from the coding sequence ATGAAGTACTGTCGTCTCGGGGTGATTTATTTCCTTGCCCTGGGAATTGCCCTTGCGGCATTACCCGAAACCAGGCAAGGAGTAGATGTCCCAATTCTCAGCCGGTCGGAAGAAATTATCGCACCGGTCGGATTACCGGGAGAAATTCAAGGGGTTTATTTCCCGCTACCTTTTGCGCCTGATGAGACGCTACATTACGATGGCACGCCTTATACCGGCGTGGGATTAACCAATGGCGGCACATTCTACACCGCGGCGCGTTTTACACCGACGAGCGCCTGCACGCTCAAAGCAGTTTTGTTTTACCAGTGGGGTCAGTCCTCGAATGATTATGTTTTCATTTTTGGGGAAGAGAACGATACAACCCCGGGCTTGAAACTGGAATCAATACCTTACACGGGAACCGATACAATGCGCTGGAAGCGAATCGATTTGAATCCGCCGCTTATTATGCAAGCCGGGACCGATTTCTGGGCATGCGTGCGATTAACCCATACCGCGGGTAGATTTCCGATTGGATGCGATGCCGGACCGATGGTGCGTAACCGGGGTGGTTTTATTTCGACCAATGGAACACGCTGGCAGCAGTTAGCCGACCTCGGTCTTGATTACAATTGTAACATCCGGGCGGTCATTAGCCGAATTCCGGGGCTAGCACATGATGTTGGCGTTTCCAAGATAGTTGTTCCCGGAACAAATATCGGACCGGGTTCTTACCAACCGGTTGCCCGGGTGACGAACTTTGGCACCAGTGCCGAATCCAACATTCCAGTGTACTGCTGGATTGATTCGGCTGGTAACCGAATCTACAACCAGACGGTAACGATTGCCGGTCCCTTGCAGCCGGGTAATAGAACTGAAGTGACCTTCCCATCATGGAGTACAGGACCGGGTGGCGCCCAGTATACCGTGACGATGTTTACCGACCTTTCTTCCGATATGAATCGTGCCAATGACTCTTTGCGTCAGCAAACACGCATTGCCAATGTATTTGCGATTATGGACCACGATACCGGCTATTGTAAACTGAGCGTCTCCTGTTTTGGTTCGATTGGCTACGACAACCCACAAGCCGACCTTGGTTCTGGTTTCTGCTATCCCAAGACTGCGGCATCCTGCCTGTTTTACGGTTCGTTTGCGATGGGCACCGATGCCAATTATGTTGCGGACCGACATTTTGGCAATCCCGCGAGCGGTCCGGTGAACAATGACCTGCGGGCGGTGGATTCATTGCGGGCGATAGTTCCACCAGTGATTGGTGACGAACACTTCTACGGCAGTTTTTCTGATGCCGGCCATCCGACACCGAAAAACCTTACGGTGGTCCAGAACAGTTATATGAGCGCCGGAACAAACTACGATGATTTTGTTGTGATAATCTATGACATCCGAAACCAGGGTTCGAGTGCGGTTAATGGACTCTACGCCGGGGTATTTATGGACTTTGACATCGGCTCTTCGCCGGCTACTAACCAGGGTGCTTCGGATACGGTACGGCGCCTGACCTATATGCGGCAGGCGAGTTCGGCTAATCCCTCAGTGGGTGTTAAGATACTTGAGCCTGCATCGTTTGCCAATCTGAGCCTGATTGACCATGCAATTTATGTGTATCCGGATTCGGCGATGACCGACGGGATGAAGTGGCGGTTTTTGAACGGCACCATCCGGCAGCGAAACTCCAACCGGGCTTATGACTGGTCGATTGTTACTTCGGCAGGTCCGTTTAACCTTGAACCTGGAGCAACGCAACGTTTTGCGATTGCCGTTGTCGGCGGCACCGACGAAACTGCTATCCGGAACAATGCCGATGCCGCACAGGAGTGGTACAATGCGAATGTTGGTCTGGCAGAGACGCCCGGTGTTACCTTAACTGATAAAGTTAGTATTAATCCCAATCCCTTCCGCAATAAAACAGCGATTTCTTACAGTGTAACGGCACCGGGCAGGTTTGTGCTTCAAGCCTACGATGCATCGGGACGTCTGGTTGATAAAGTTTCTTTCGATGTCCGGGCGGGAAAAGGTGTCTATGTGTGGCAGCCGCGGTTTCTTGCCCGGGGTGTTTACTTCTTAAATATCAGTACACCCGACCTTAACATCAGAACTAAGGCGCTGATTGTGGAATAG
- the rplN gene encoding 50S ribosomal protein L14 — translation MIQEYSRLNVADNSGARVAMVIKIYGGSKRRFGWLGDTVLVTVKDALPNGPIKPGDKYKAVVIRTRKEYRRDDGTYIRFDDNACVLVDDKGEPKGTRVFGPVARELRERKFTKIISLATEVV, via the coding sequence ATGATTCAGGAATATAGTCGTCTTAATGTTGCCGATAACTCTGGCGCCCGGGTGGCAATGGTGATTAAGATTTACGGTGGTTCCAAGCGTCGGTTCGGCTGGTTGGGAGATACGGTTTTGGTCACTGTTAAGGACGCCCTGCCCAACGGACCGATAAAGCCCGGGGATAAGTATAAAGCGGTGGTTATTCGAACGAGAAAAGAGTACCGACGGGATGACGGAACTTATATAAGATTTGACGATAATGCCTGTGTTCTGGTAGACGATAAAGGGGAACCCAAAGGAACACGAGTGTTTGGTCCCGTAGCCAGAGAATTGCGCGAGCGTAAGTTTACTAAAATCATTTCGCTGGCAACTGAGGTGGTGTAA
- a CDS encoding rhomboid family intramembrane serine protease: MIPLYDDIKSRRRPYINYFLIGACSVVWAIQFTRSPEVFEWQIRQYGMVPVKIIQGQNLWTLFSSMFMHGGWFHFLGNMLYLWIFGDNVEDTLGHFFYLFVYILSGLVGNLLQVLVAPFSRIPTIGASGAISGIMGAYFVFFPRARILTLVPFFFFIRLVYLPASLLLGFWILFQILYGCSSSPGTGGGVAYFVHIGGFVCGILIALLVRKKVRRPWYEIY, from the coding sequence ATGATTCCTCTTTACGACGACATTAAATCCCGACGCCGACCTTACATCAATTACTTTCTTATCGGTGCCTGTTCGGTAGTATGGGCAATCCAGTTCACCCGTTCCCCTGAAGTTTTTGAATGGCAGATAAGGCAGTACGGAATGGTACCGGTAAAAATAATCCAGGGGCAGAACCTCTGGACCCTTTTCAGTTCTATGTTTATGCATGGCGGCTGGTTCCACTTCCTGGGAAATATGCTTTATTTATGGATATTTGGTGACAATGTTGAAGATACCCTGGGCCATTTCTTTTACCTCTTTGTTTATATCTTGTCCGGACTTGTCGGCAATCTGCTTCAGGTGTTGGTCGCGCCATTTTCCCGGATTCCAACAATCGGTGCCTCGGGCGCAATTTCCGGGATAATGGGGGCTTATTTTGTTTTCTTTCCCCGCGCCCGGATTTTAACCCTGGTCCCCTTTTTCTTCTTTATACGTTTAGTTTACCTTCCGGCATCACTTCTTCTGGGATTCTGGATTCTGTTTCAAATTCTGTACGGCTGTTCATCTTCACCGGGAACCGGTGGTGGTGTCGCCTACTTTGTGCACATTGGCGGATTTGTCTGCGGGATTTTAATTGCGTTGTTAGTCAGAAAAAAAGTCCGGCGCCCGTGGTATGAAATTTATTGA
- the rpmC gene encoding 50S ribosomal protein L29 yields the protein MKASELRELSKEELHRKVAELRDELFRLKLRRTTEQLPNPVRLRVLRREIARCLTVLKEKESKEGGSNA from the coding sequence ATGAAGGCTTCTGAGTTGCGCGAGTTGTCGAAAGAGGAACTCCACCGAAAGGTTGCAGAGTTGCGGGATGAACTTTTCAGGTTGAAACTGCGCCGGACAACCGAGCAGTTGCCCAATCCAGTGAGGTTACGTGTTCTGAGGCGGGAAATAGCCCGGTGCCTTACTGTACTGAAGGAGAAGGAGTCGAAGGAAGGCGGCAGCAATGCGTAA
- the rplE gene encoding 50S ribosomal protein L5, with the protein MPRLKEHYLNKVVPALIARFGYKNKHQVPRLVKVVINVTTKEAVQDSKVLDVIAEDLAMITGQKPVRTYAKKAISAFRIREGMPLGVKVTLRGDRMYEFIDRFFNLAAPKIRDFRGFSLDAFDGRGGYSIGVNEQVIFPEVEVAKVKKVFGMTITFQTTAQHDDEARVLLEELGMPFAKRK; encoded by the coding sequence ATACCAAGACTTAAAGAACATTATTTAAATAAGGTCGTTCCGGCACTTATTGCCCGGTTTGGTTATAAAAACAAACATCAGGTTCCCCGGCTGGTTAAAGTAGTTATTAATGTCACGACCAAGGAAGCGGTTCAGGATTCAAAAGTCCTTGATGTAATTGCCGAGGACCTGGCGATGATTACAGGGCAAAAACCGGTGCGGACATATGCCAAAAAGGCAATTTCTGCTTTTCGCATCCGGGAGGGTATGCCACTGGGCGTTAAGGTAACACTGCGCGGGGACCGGATGTACGAGTTTATCGACCGGTTCTTTAATCTTGCCGCCCCCAAAATTCGCGATTTCCGGGGATTTTCCCTTGATGCTTTTGATGGTCGAGGCGGTTACAGTATCGGAGTGAACGAACAGGTGATTTTCCCGGAAGTCGAAGTTGCCAAAGTTAAAAAGGTGTTCGGGATGACAATTACTTTTCAGACAACCGCTCAGCATGATGATGAGGCGCGCGTCCTTTTGGAAGAATTAGGTATGCCGTTTGCAAAAAGGAAGTGA
- a CDS encoding ketoacyl-ACP synthase III, which translates to MKSIKIVGTGSALPEKVLTNFDLEKMVDTSDAWIVERTGIRQRRIADENTATSDLVAIAIEKACAQAGLKPAELDTIIVATSTPDTVYPATACWVQKRLGIAGSAAFDISAGCSGFLFALEVAANLIVAGTAKKVAVAGGEVMSKVVNWKDRATCVLFGDGAGVAIVVPGDGKSGILSSNWGCDGNLAPLLYQPAGGTRLPTSEKTVKEMAHTVHMEGNQVFKHAVRAMGGAALKALSEARISAQDVKLFIPHQANMRIMEAARERTGIPFEKMFVVLDRYGNMSAATIPVAIDEARGQGLIQDGDILLLTAFGTGFTWAAAVFRW; encoded by the coding sequence ATGAAGTCAATTAAGATTGTCGGTACCGGAAGCGCATTACCGGAAAAGGTTCTGACCAATTTTGACCTGGAAAAAATGGTGGACACCAGCGATGCCTGGATTGTTGAACGCACCGGAATCCGCCAACGCCGAATTGCTGATGAGAATACGGCGACATCGGACCTGGTGGCAATTGCAATTGAAAAGGCTTGTGCGCAGGCCGGATTAAAACCCGCCGAGCTTGATACGATTATCGTTGCAACCAGTACTCCTGATACCGTTTACCCGGCAACGGCGTGCTGGGTCCAGAAGAGGCTGGGTATCGCCGGTAGTGCGGCATTTGATATCAGTGCGGGCTGTTCCGGCTTTCTTTTTGCTCTTGAGGTGGCGGCGAATTTGATTGTTGCCGGCACTGCAAAAAAGGTGGCGGTTGCGGGTGGTGAGGTGATGTCAAAGGTTGTTAACTGGAAGGACCGGGCAACCTGTGTGTTGTTTGGTGATGGTGCGGGTGTTGCTATTGTTGTGCCCGGTGACGGCAAGTCGGGCATTTTGTCTTCCAATTGGGGGTGTGATGGTAATCTGGCACCGCTTCTCTATCAACCGGCGGGCGGTACAAGGCTCCCGACGAGCGAAAAAACGGTTAAAGAAATGGCGCACACCGTTCATATGGAAGGAAATCAGGTTTTTAAGCATGCGGTTCGGGCAATGGGGGGAGCAGCGTTGAAGGCGCTTTCTGAAGCCCGCATCAGCGCCCAGGATGTTAAACTTTTTATTCCTCATCAGGCAAATATGAGGATTATGGAGGCGGCACGCGAACGGACCGGAATACCGTTTGAGAAGATGTTTGTTGTGCTTGATAGATACGGTAATATGTCGGCAGCAACAATCCCGGTGGCAATCGACGAAGCCCGAGGACAGGGTTTAATTCAGGACGGTGACATTTTGCTTTTGACCGCCTTCGGCACCGGTTTCACTTGGGCCGCAGCAGTTTTCCGCTGGTAA
- the rpsQ gene encoding 30S ribosomal protein S17, whose translation MRNERRTVVGTVISAKMQKTVVVETERLVQHPKYKKYIRKRTKLYAHDERAECKEGDRVMVMETRPLSKLKRWRVVKKL comes from the coding sequence ATGCGTAATGAACGACGTACTGTTGTTGGAACGGTTATTTCAGCGAAGATGCAGAAGACAGTGGTGGTTGAAACTGAACGACTCGTGCAGCATCCGAAATATAAAAAGTACATTCGTAAGAGGACAAAGCTGTATGCACACGACGAACGGGCGGAATGCAAGGAAGGTGACCGGGTTATGGTTATGGAGACAAGGCCATTGTCAAAGTTAAAACGGTGGCGGGTGGTGAAGAAACTATGA
- the ispF gene encoding 2-C-methyl-D-erythritol 2,4-cyclodiphosphate synthase yields the protein MKHISPYRTGIGFDAHLLKKGRPLILGGVNIPCPYGLIGHSDADVLVHSIIDALLGAMAMPDIGTLFPDTDPQYLNVCSINLLQIVLQRIKRNGWQVAQMDSIIITDLPRLAPFVAPIRKSLAAQLKIASGLIGLKAKTTEGTEIALKRKSVAALSIVLLVPRKR from the coding sequence TTGAAGCATATCTCTCCCTATCGTACCGGCATAGGTTTTGACGCCCACCTTCTCAAAAAAGGACGCCCTTTGATACTGGGGGGCGTAAATATTCCCTGTCCTTATGGCCTTATCGGTCACTCTGATGCCGATGTACTTGTTCATTCGATAATTGACGCCTTACTCGGAGCAATGGCAATGCCGGACATCGGCACACTGTTCCCGGATACCGACCCCCAGTACCTGAATGTTTGCAGTATCAACCTGTTGCAAATTGTCCTGCAACGAATCAAGCGAAATGGCTGGCAGGTGGCGCAGATGGACTCAATTATTATCACCGACCTTCCCCGCCTTGCACCATTTGTTGCGCCAATAAGAAAAAGTCTGGCAGCACAGTTGAAAATTGCTTCCGGACTAATTGGATTGAAAGCGAAAACCACTGAAGGCACCGAAATTGCCCTAAAAAGAAAGAGTGTCGCTGCGCTCAGCATCGTGCTGCTCGTTCCCCGAAAACGATGA
- a CDS encoding type Z 30S ribosomal protein S14, which produces MARKCLIVKSQREPKFKVRKHNRCQVCFRARAYYRQFGLCRLCFRELALRGEIPGVRKATW; this is translated from the coding sequence ATGGCAAGAAAATGTTTGATTGTTAAGTCACAACGAGAGCCAAAGTTTAAGGTACGGAAACACAACCGCTGCCAAGTTTGTTTTCGTGCCCGGGCGTATTATCGTCAATTCGGATTGTGTCGACTCTGTTTCCGAGAACTGGCACTCCGCGGTGAAATACCCGGAGTTCGGAAGGCAACCTGGTAA
- the rpsH gene encoding 30S ribosomal protein S8, whose translation MDPISDFLTQIRNGIAARVKEISVPHSRVKFEIARVLLEEGFISNFRVEGEGTKKRIVISLKYLDDGGSVIRGLERVSKQSRRMYVGYRDLPRVMGGLGVAIISTPAGIITDREARRRKVGGEVICKVW comes from the coding sequence TTGGATCCGATTTCTGACTTCCTTACCCAGATCCGCAACGGAATTGCTGCCCGGGTCAAGGAGATAAGCGTTCCTCACTCTCGAGTAAAGTTCGAGATTGCCCGGGTGTTGCTTGAAGAGGGTTTTATCAGCAACTTTCGGGTTGAAGGCGAGGGGACAAAAAAACGGATTGTGATCAGTTTGAAGTATCTTGACGATGGTGGTTCGGTAATCCGTGGTCTGGAACGGGTGTCGAAACAGAGCCGTAGGATGTATGTAGGGTACCGAGACCTACCCCGAGTAATGGGTGGGCTGGGAGTGGCGATAATTTCAACACCTGCTGGTATTATAACTGACCGCGAAGCCCGTCGCCGTAAAGTCGGAGGCGAAGTTATTTGTAAGGTGTGGTAA
- the fusA gene encoding elongation factor G: MKDYKAEQIRNIGFLGHGGSGKTSLCESLLFTMKQNNRLGAVDAGTSLLDYDEDEIARKISINLSLGYGEYRDVLINLVDTPGYADFFGNVVSAVRAIDCAVVVVDATSGVEVGTEMAWRRLDELQLPRVVFVNKLTRENTNFNTIAEEVRKIFGSKVTPLFIPIGKENGLKGAVDLLNDKAYIYDSGTRKEVPIPADMSEVIRQWKERLIEAAAEVDETLMEKFLEGAEITPEEMRTAVRQGIKAGAVYPLMGGDALTQVGVDLILDLAVDVLPSPVEIPALPATHLGTQETVEVKPEPEGPVCALVFKTISEAHVGDMHYVRVFRGKLEPGMVVVNGTNQRDEKVNQIYIVKGKERTEVARLTTGMIGALVKLRDTHTGDTLSDKREPVRLAPIVFPKPSISVAIVPQSKGDEERVSNGLARLHEEDPTFSYEYNAELGQQLISGMGELHLDVIIGRLKRRFDVNVDIEKPRIPYRETITRKAEAQGKHKKQTGGRGQYGDVWLRIEPKGRGEGFEFVDEIYGGAIPAKYIPSIEKGVVEAMEKGVLAGYRMMDIKATVYDGSYHEVDSSDIAFKIAGGLAFKNACEKAGVVLLEPIMRIEVTVPDRYTGDVIGDLNARRGRIMGMEMQGGLQVIKAQVPLAEMYKYSNSLRSMTQGRGFFTMEFDHYEEVPREIAAKIVEEAKRVKEEAKE, encoded by the coding sequence GTGAAGGATTATAAAGCAGAGCAAATTCGTAATATCGGTTTTCTCGGTCACGGCGGATCGGGGAAAACTTCGTTGTGTGAGTCGCTACTTTTTACGATGAAGCAAAATAACCGGCTGGGTGCGGTAGATGCCGGGACCTCGTTGCTTGATTATGACGAGGACGAAATCGCCCGGAAAATCAGCATTAACCTTTCTCTGGGATACGGTGAATACCGGGATGTTTTGATTAACCTTGTGGATACACCGGGTTATGCGGACTTCTTTGGCAATGTGGTATCTGCGGTCCGGGCAATTGATTGTGCGGTTGTGGTTGTCGACGCCACTTCCGGTGTTGAGGTCGGTACGGAGATGGCATGGCGCCGGCTGGATGAGTTACAACTGCCGCGGGTTGTTTTCGTTAATAAGTTGACGAGGGAAAATACCAATTTTAACACTATTGCCGAAGAGGTGAGAAAAATTTTTGGCAGCAAGGTCACCCCGCTATTTATTCCGATTGGAAAAGAAAACGGTTTAAAAGGAGCGGTTGACCTGCTCAACGATAAAGCCTATATCTATGACAGTGGCACGAGAAAGGAAGTTCCGATTCCGGCCGATATGAGTGAGGTGATTCGTCAGTGGAAGGAACGTTTGATTGAAGCCGCGGCCGAAGTTGATGAAACCCTTATGGAAAAGTTTCTGGAAGGCGCGGAAATTACCCCGGAGGAGATGCGGACTGCAGTACGCCAGGGTATTAAAGCGGGTGCGGTTTACCCGTTGATGGGAGGCGATGCGCTCACCCAGGTTGGTGTTGACCTGATACTGGACCTGGCGGTCGATGTATTGCCCAGCCCGGTTGAGATTCCGGCTTTGCCGGCAACCCATCTTGGCACGCAGGAGACAGTTGAGGTTAAACCCGAGCCGGAAGGTCCGGTGTGTGCGCTGGTGTTTAAGACAATTTCTGAGGCACATGTTGGTGATATGCACTATGTGCGAGTATTTCGCGGGAAACTGGAGCCGGGAATGGTGGTGGTCAATGGAACGAATCAACGGGACGAGAAGGTCAATCAGATTTATATTGTCAAGGGTAAAGAACGAACTGAGGTCGCGCGCCTGACCACCGGAATGATTGGTGCTCTGGTTAAGTTACGCGACACCCATACCGGTGATACTCTTTCTGACAAACGGGAACCGGTTCGGCTGGCGCCGATAGTTTTCCCCAAGCCATCGATTTCGGTTGCAATTGTTCCCCAGAGTAAAGGTGATGAAGAGCGAGTGTCTAACGGACTGGCGCGACTCCACGAAGAGGACCCGACCTTTTCCTATGAATACAATGCCGAACTGGGGCAGCAATTGATCAGTGGCATGGGGGAGTTGCATCTTGATGTGATTATCGGCCGGCTCAAACGGCGATTTGATGTGAATGTCGATATTGAAAAACCACGGATTCCTTATCGCGAGACGATTACCCGTAAAGCGGAGGCGCAGGGGAAACACAAGAAACAGACTGGGGGCAGAGGTCAGTACGGTGATGTGTGGCTCAGAATTGAACCCAAAGGCAGGGGTGAAGGTTTTGAGTTCGTCGATGAGATTTATGGTGGCGCGATACCGGCGAAGTACATTCCTTCGATTGAAAAGGGGGTTGTGGAAGCGATGGAGAAAGGGGTGCTTGCCGGCTACCGGATGATGGACATCAAGGCGACCGTTTACGACGGTTCTTACCACGAGGTTGACTCATCGGATATTGCGTTTAAAATCGCCGGCGGTCTGGCATTCAAAAATGCCTGCGAAAAGGCGGGAGTGGTGCTTTTGGAACCTATTATGAGGATAGAGGTAACCGTGCCGGACCGTTACACCGGAGATGTGATAGGTGATTTAAACGCGCGCCGGGGCAGGATAATGGGTATGGAGATGCAGGGTGGATTACAGGTAATTAAGGCGCAGGTACCACTCGCCGAGATGTACAAATACTCCAACAGTCTCCGTTCAATGACCCAGGGGCGCGGATTTTTCACGATGGAGTTCGACCATTACGAGGAAGTGCCGCGGGAGATTGCGGCAAAGATAGTAGAAGAGGCAAAACGGGTAAAAGAAGAGGCGAAAGAGTAA
- the rplF gene encoding 50S ribosomal protein L6 has translation MAKTYRPLLIPDGVEVKPEADKVTVKGKLGSLTLSLYPGVQVKVENREVTVEGVAEVERKYVGTMRALLRNMIVGVSSGYQKVVELRGMGYRAQKTKTGVQFSCGFSHPVDFVVPPGISVEINQVPNPEDTKEQMFEIVVSGIDKQVVGDTAARMRAIKPADPYHGKGFRYRGEWVRKKAGKRAVGAQG, from the coding sequence ATGGCGAAGACATATCGTCCATTGTTAATACCGGACGGCGTCGAAGTAAAACCGGAAGCCGATAAGGTTACAGTTAAAGGTAAACTTGGGTCTTTGACTCTTTCGCTTTATCCTGGCGTTCAGGTAAAGGTTGAAAACCGCGAGGTGACGGTTGAGGGCGTTGCTGAAGTCGAACGCAAGTATGTTGGAACGATGCGAGCGCTGCTCAGAAATATGATTGTTGGAGTGAGTAGTGGCTATCAAAAAGTTGTTGAGTTACGGGGGATGGGCTATCGTGCCCAGAAAACCAAGACCGGTGTCCAGTTCAGTTGCGGGTTTTCTCATCCGGTCGATTTTGTAGTGCCACCGGGAATATCGGTTGAAATTAATCAGGTCCCAAACCCGGAAGACACAAAAGAGCAGATGTTTGAAATTGTTGTGTCGGGCATCGATAAACAGGTTGTTGGCGATACTGCGGCACGGATGCGGGCAATAAAACCGGCAGACCCTTACCATGGCAAAGGTTTTCGTTATCGAGGCGAATGGGTACGGAAAAAGGCGGGAAAGCGGGCGGTTGGAGCTCAGGGTTAA
- the rplX gene encoding 50S ribosomal protein L24 translates to MQLRKGDVVEVITGEERGRRGKILRIEWHKESNSYRAIVEGVNLAKRHQRTRGPDKPGGIVDLPNPIDVSNLVLICPKCGKKAKVKRAEHEGRRVRVCKVCEEIIDV, encoded by the coding sequence ATGCAACTACGTAAAGGTGATGTTGTTGAGGTTATAACTGGCGAGGAACGGGGCCGCCGTGGTAAGATTCTCCGAATCGAATGGCATAAAGAAAGTAACAGTTATCGGGCGATTGTTGAAGGGGTCAATCTGGCAAAGCGACACCAGCGGACCCGGGGACCTGATAAACCAGGTGGAATTGTTGACCTGCCCAACCCAATTGATGTTTCCAATCTGGTTCTTATCTGTCCCAAATGCGGTAAGAAGGCGAAGGTAAAACGGGCGGAGCATGAAGGAAGAAGGGTGCGAGTTTGTAAAGTTTGTGAAGAGATTATCGATGTATGA